A DNA window from Deltaproteobacteria bacterium contains the following coding sequences:
- a CDS encoding glycosyltransferase family 2 protein: MTLEAHSSQRPRLSIVIPMYNEQENAATVVEEVGRVITPLGLPWELVLVNDGSTDGTLEVIEQLSRRHSHLRIVSYAPNRGRGAALRRGFRASRGDWIISTDADLSYSPSYMLQMIEILRSEPETDVVLASPYMQGGRVEEVPFFRHIVSRLGNRFLKGTLPKRIHTVTCVFRAYRREVLDDMELESDGKEIHLEILSKAMAVGRSVREIPATLRNRKKGKSKSKFARTSLTHVVFSFMEKPMMFFGLVGLLLFLAGMAIGVYLFWLYFRQELNPVRPLMNLMALLTISGLFMVSFGFLAIKIALIRKEIYKIQKENLEIKRYLQASVGPIAGSGDSE, from the coding sequence ATGACGCTTGAGGCACATTCATCACAACGCCCCCGCTTATCCATCGTGATACCGATGTATAACGAACAGGAGAATGCGGCCACCGTGGTCGAGGAGGTCGGCCGGGTCATAACTCCTCTTGGCTTACCCTGGGAGCTCGTCCTGGTCAACGACGGCAGCACGGACGGCACGCTCGAGGTCATCGAACAGCTGAGTCGGCGGCATTCTCACCTGCGGATCGTTTCTTACGCTCCCAATCGTGGAAGGGGGGCCGCTCTTAGAAGAGGGTTTCGAGCCAGCCGGGGAGACTGGATCATATCCACGGACGCGGACTTGAGTTACTCTCCCTCTTACATGCTCCAGATGATCGAGATTTTACGCTCCGAACCGGAAACGGACGTTGTGCTGGCTTCCCCCTATATGCAAGGCGGACGCGTGGAGGAGGTGCCTTTCTTCCGTCATATTGTGAGCCGGCTGGGAAACCGGTTCCTGAAAGGAACCCTTCCCAAGCGCATTCACACGGTAACGTGTGTATTCCGGGCCTACCGCCGTGAGGTTCTGGATGACATGGAGCTGGAGTCGGATGGGAAAGAAATCCATCTGGAAATCCTTTCCAAAGCCATGGCCGTTGGCCGATCCGTACGCGAGATACCGGCCACGCTGAGGAACCGGAAAAAAGGTAAATCCAAATCCAAGTTCGCGAGGACTTCTCTGACCCATGTCGTTTTTTCCTTCATGGAAAAGCCCATGATGTTCTTTGGCCTCGTGGGCCTGCTTCTTTTTCTCGCAGGCATGGCTATCGGTGTGTATCTCTTCTGGCTCTATTTTCGCCAGGAGCTGAACCCGGTGCGCCCTTTGATGAACCTCATGGCGTTGCTTACCATCTCGGGCCTTTTTATGGTCTCTTTCGGGTTTCTGGCCATCAAGATCGCACTCATTCGCAAGGAAATCTACAAAATTCAGAAGGAAAACCTGGAGATCAAGCGTTATCTTCAAGCAAGTGTCGGTCCGATTGCCGGTTCAGGGGACTCGGAGTAA